In Candidatus Epulonipiscium sp., a single genomic region encodes these proteins:
- the scfB gene encoding thioether cross-link-forming SCIFF peptide maturase yields the protein MIHKFSMDGVNIVLDIYSGAVHVVDNIIYDLIDIYKGHEKEELKKLLGKKYGLNQIDEAIKEIETLEKEGLLYTEDVYVDYLNQFQKRDPIVKALCLHIAHDCNLRCKYCFAGEGEYRGQRSLMSAEVGKKAIDYLVHASKNRRNLEVDFFGGEPLMNFDVVREIVEYGRGIEKEHNKNFRFTITTNGVLLDNDIQSYINENMHNVVLSIDGRKEVHDRMRYTINHKGSYDIILPKFKKVAESRNQDNYYVRGTFTRENLDFAKDVLHLADLGFKQVSVEPVVASSEMSYALREEDLPILYEQYEELAREMVNREKKGQAFNFFHFMIDLSQGPCVAKRLAGCGSGSEYLAVTPEGDLYPCHQFVGMDEFKMGTVFEGIENFKMQKKFQSCNVYAKEECKNCWAKFYCSGGCAANAYQFHGDIHIPYKIGCELEKKRVECALYIKAKLAQ from the coding sequence ATGATTCATAAATTTTCTATGGATGGGGTTAATATTGTTCTAGATATATACAGTGGGGCCGTCCATGTGGTGGATAATATAATTTACGATTTAATTGATATATATAAAGGACATGAAAAAGAAGAACTTAAGAAGCTGTTAGGTAAAAAGTATGGGTTAAATCAAATTGATGAGGCTATAAAAGAAATAGAAACATTAGAAAAAGAAGGACTATTATATACGGAGGATGTGTATGTAGATTATTTGAATCAATTTCAAAAAAGGGACCCTATAGTAAAAGCTCTTTGCCTCCATATTGCCCACGACTGTAATTTAAGGTGCAAGTATTGCTTTGCAGGGGAAGGGGAATATAGAGGACAACGGTCTTTAATGAGTGCTGAAGTAGGGAAGAAGGCCATTGATTATTTAGTTCACGCCTCAAAAAATCGCCGTAACCTAGAAGTGGATTTTTTCGGGGGAGAACCCCTTATGAATTTTGATGTCGTAAGAGAAATTGTAGAATATGGTAGAGGTATAGAAAAGGAACATAATAAAAACTTTCGTTTTACCATTACAACCAATGGGGTTCTACTGGATAATGATATACAATCATATATAAACGAAAATATGCATAATGTGGTGTTAAGCATTGATGGAAGAAAAGAAGTCCATGATAGAATGAGATATACCATAAACCATAAGGGAAGTTATGACATAATACTTCCTAAGTTTAAAAAAGTTGCAGAAAGTAGAAATCAAGATAATTATTATGTAAGGGGTACCTTTACAAGGGAAAATTTAGATTTTGCAAAAGATGTTCTTCATCTAGCTGATTTGGGATTCAAACAGGTATCTGTAGAACCCGTGGTGGCATCTAGTGAAATGTCCTATGCCCTAAGGGAGGAAGATCTTCCTATCCTATATGAACAATATGAAGAATTAGCTAGAGAAATGGTAAATCGTGAAAAGAAAGGGCAAGCTTTTAACTTTTTTCACTTTATGATTGATTTATCTCAGGGCCCTTGTGTAGCAAAAAGATTAGCGGGTTGTGGCTCGGGTTCTGAATACCTAGCTGTTACACCGGAGGGAGATTTATATCCTTGCCATCAGTTCGTAGGCATGGATGAATTTAAAATGGGGACGGTTTTTGAAGGAATAGAAAACTTTAAAATGCAAAAGAAATTCCAATCCTGCAATGTCTATGCAAAGGAAGAGTGTAAAAATTGCTGGGCAAAGTTTTATTGCAGCGGAGGCTGTGCAGCCAATGCATATCAATTTCATGGAGATATACATATACCTTATAAAATCGGGTGTGAACTGGAAAAAAAGAGAGTTGAATGTGCCCTATACATCAAGGCAAAATTAGCGCAATAA
- the scfA gene encoding six-cysteine peptide SCIFF: protein MKHVKTLNTATLKKSMAKGGCGECQTSCQSACKTSCTVANQSCENK from the coding sequence ATGAAGCATGTAAAAACATTGAATACGGCTACATTAAAGAAAAGTATGGCAAAAGGCGGTTGTGGAGAATGTCAAACATCTTGTCAATCTGCTTGTAAAACATCTTGTACCGTTGCAAATCAATCCTGTGAAAACAAATAG
- a CDS encoding TIGR04086 family membrane protein produces MMEMSKRSTQTTKKESEWRVIGILKAIVVAYAITAILFIGLALLLTYTSMPESSIRVIVIITTIISTLVAGYDTAKGAKSRGWFWGMCAGIAYGLVLVLINGIIIKDLALTGNTLTLFIMAGGEEP; encoded by the coding sequence ATGATGGAAATGAGTAAAAGGTCTACACAAACAACCAAAAAGGAAAGTGAATGGCGAGTTATTGGAATTTTGAAAGCAATTGTAGTGGCCTATGCAATTACTGCTATTCTTTTTATCGGGCTGGCACTGCTTTTAACTTATACATCTATGCCAGAAAGCAGTATCCGTGTTATCGTAATTATTACTACAATTATTTCAACCCTAGTGGCTGGATATGATACAGCTAAGGGGGCAAAATCTAGAGGGTGGTTTTGGGGTATGTGTGCAGGTATTGCATATGGATTAGTTTTGGTTTTGATAAATGGTATCATTATTAAAGACCTAGCTCTTACAGGAAATACCTTAACTCTTTTTATAATGGCAGGGGGGGAGGAGCCTTAG
- a CDS encoding PHP domain-containing protein: protein MGYIDLHVHSSLSDGTLSPSELVFYAKEKNLLAFALTDHDMIDGIEEAVKTGKEQNIEVIPGIELAAEYKDREIHILGLFIDYTDPYFINKLKFIQNGRKERNKKILDKLKNMGMNITQKDLDMISGKDLITRAHFGKIIYEKGYARTLDEAFKLYLTPGKPGYVKREVYSPKKCIELIHKAKGVAVLAHPTLYNLSNDELEYLIRLLSQEGLDGIEGIYSLFSKEQENKIRSLAHKFNLLITGGSDFHGSNKKNLDLGVGRGNLKIPYEILDEIKKYIKNK from the coding sequence GTGGGTTATATTGACCTTCATGTCCATTCTAGCCTATCAGATGGGACCCTGTCCCCTTCGGAATTGGTTTTTTATGCTAAAGAGAAAAATCTTTTAGCCTTTGCCCTAACGGATCATGATATGATAGACGGCATAGAAGAGGCCGTTAAAACAGGTAAAGAACAAAATATTGAAGTTATTCCCGGTATAGAGCTAGCAGCTGAATACAAAGACCGCGAAATCCATATATTAGGCCTTTTTATTGATTATACAGACCCCTATTTTATTAATAAACTCAAGTTTATTCAAAATGGTAGAAAAGAACGAAATAAAAAGATACTAGATAAACTAAAAAATATGGGGATGAATATTACACAGAAAGATTTAGATATGATATCTGGAAAAGATTTAATTACAAGGGCCCATTTCGGGAAAATAATATATGAAAAAGGTTATGCAAGAACCCTCGATGAGGCTTTTAAATTATATCTAACCCCTGGTAAACCAGGCTATGTCAAAAGAGAAGTTTACTCCCCTAAAAAATGTATAGAGCTCATCCATAAGGCTAAGGGGGTAGCTGTTTTAGCACATCCTACGTTATATAACCTGTCTAATGATGAATTGGAATATTTGATTAGACTCCTATCCCAAGAAGGTTTAGATGGGATTGAGGGGATTTATTCCCTCTTTTCCAAGGAGCAAGAAAATAAAATTCGCTCTCTAGCTCATAAATTTAACCTATTGATAACAGGCGGGAGTGATTTTCACGGAAGTAATAAAAAAAATCTTGATTTGGGAGTAGGAAGGGGAAATCTCAAAATTCCCTATGAAATATTGGATGAAATTAAAAAATATATTAAAAACAAATAA
- the yajC gene encoding preprotein translocase subunit YajC, with the protein MNQIILLAEAASSQEAPAGGLFGGVFGMVIYLGVLFGIMWLLIIRPQRKREKEIQSMQYSAKIGDSIMTTGGLYGKIVDIVNDVCIVEFGLNKGIRIPIERSYIATIKEPDMTIKKEEIIEDKKEDAK; encoded by the coding sequence ATGAATCAAATTATTTTATTGGCAGAAGCAGCTTCTAGTCAGGAAGCGCCGGCAGGAGGGTTGTTTGGAGGAGTCTTTGGTATGGTTATTTATTTAGGGGTGTTATTTGGAATTATGTGGCTTCTTATTATACGCCCTCAAAGAAAAAGAGAAAAAGAAATCCAAAGCATGCAGTATAGTGCAAAAATAGGGGATTCTATAATGACTACCGGGGGGCTTTATGGCAAAATTGTAGATATTGTAAATGATGTATGCATTGTTGAATTTGGTTTAAACAAAGGCATTAGAATTCCAATCGAAAGAAGTTATATAGCTACTATAAAAGAACCTGATATGACGATTAAAAAAGAAGAAATAATTGAGGATAAAAAAGAAGATGCTAAGTAA
- the tgt gene encoding tRNA guanosine(34) transglycosylase Tgt has protein sequence MYKLFKTEGRAKRGEFHTPHGIIQTPVFMNVATVAAIKGALSTKDLKDIGCQVALSNTYHLHLRPGDTIIKKLGGLHNFMVWDRPILTDSGGFQVFSLTSLRKIQEEGVYFSSHIDGRKIFMGPEESMQIQSNIGSTIAMAFDECPPYPANREYMEASVARTTRWLKRCKIELSRLNKLEGTINKQQMLFGINQGGTYEDIRIEHAKAISDMDLDGYAVGGLAVGESHSEMYRILEEVVPYLPQNKPTYLMGVGTPENILESVERGIDFFDCVLPARNGRHGHVYTNKGKLNLFNAKHELEEGPIDEECGCPTCTTYSRAYIRHLLKAKEMLGMRLCVLHNLYFFNTMMEEVRDALDNGRYADYKKQKLNDFNQKEEK, from the coding sequence ATGTATAAATTATTCAAAACTGAAGGAAGAGCTAAAAGAGGAGAATTTCATACTCCCCACGGTATCATACAGACCCCTGTTTTTATGAATGTAGCCACAGTGGCAGCCATAAAGGGAGCCCTTTCCACTAAGGACTTAAAGGATATAGGATGTCAAGTTGCTCTTTCTAATACATATCACCTTCATCTTCGCCCAGGAGATACTATCATTAAAAAGTTAGGTGGACTGCATAATTTTATGGTATGGGATAGACCTATCCTCACAGATTCTGGGGGATTCCAGGTTTTCTCCCTTACCTCCCTTAGAAAAATTCAAGAAGAGGGGGTTTATTTTTCTTCCCATATTGATGGAAGGAAAATTTTTATGGGTCCCGAAGAAAGCATGCAGATTCAATCAAATATAGGTTCAACAATCGCTATGGCTTTTGACGAATGCCCTCCTTACCCCGCTAATAGAGAGTATATGGAGGCTTCAGTTGCCAGAACAACAAGGTGGCTTAAAAGGTGTAAAATAGAACTTAGCCGTTTAAATAAGCTAGAAGGCACCATCAATAAACAGCAAATGCTTTTTGGCATAAACCAAGGAGGAACCTATGAGGATATCCGTATTGAACACGCCAAGGCGATCTCTGATATGGACTTGGATGGCTATGCTGTAGGGGGCTTAGCTGTGGGCGAAAGTCATTCTGAAATGTATCGTATTCTGGAAGAGGTAGTACCATATCTCCCACAAAACAAACCCACATATCTAATGGGTGTTGGTACCCCAGAGAATATATTAGAATCAGTAGAGCGGGGAATAGACTTTTTTGACTGTGTACTTCCTGCAAGAAATGGCCGCCATGGTCATGTTTATACCAATAAGGGGAAACTTAATCTCTTTAATGCAAAACACGAACTAGAAGAAGGACCCATCGATGAGGAATGTGGATGTCCTACTTGTACAACTTATTCTAGGGCTTATATACGGCACCTTCTTAAGGCTAAGGAAATGCTTGGAATGCGGCTTTGTGTTCTTCATAACTTATACTTCTTTAATACAATGATGGAAGAGGTAAGGGATGCCTTAGATAACGGAAGATATGCCGATTACAAAAAACAAAAATTAAATGACTTTAATCAAAAGGAGGAGAAATGA
- the aroC gene encoding chorismate synthase: MAGSIFGKHFQISTWGESHGKALGVVIDGCPAGIELSENDIQKDLDRRKPGQSPFSTPRKENDKVEILSGVFEGKTTGTPISLIVHNTNQRSYDYSEIAKCYRPGHADFTYDEKYGFRDYRGGGRSSGRETTARVAAGAVAKKILSEFGVDFTTYTLSIGPVSIDQSKFDKEEIFNNFLAMPDKDAAKKAADYLYEQKEKEDSAGGIIECIVTGVPSGIGEPVFEKLDAMFGKAILSIGAIKGIEFGSGFSAAESSGWENNDFLRYDENGNLTKLTNNAGGIVGGISDSFPIIFRAALKPTSSIHRVQQTVNKSGQNMDLQVEGRHDPIIVPRAVIVVEAMAALTLVDYLFQRIFSRMDLIKKALL; the protein is encoded by the coding sequence ATGGCAGGTTCCATATTTGGGAAACACTTTCAAATTTCCACATGGGGCGAATCCCATGGTAAGGCCCTAGGGGTTGTTATTGATGGTTGCCCTGCTGGGATAGAACTTTCAGAAAATGATATTCAAAAAGATTTAGATAGAAGAAAACCCGGACAATCCCCCTTTTCTACTCCCCGTAAGGAAAATGATAAAGTAGAAATCCTATCAGGGGTATTTGAAGGAAAAACCACGGGGACTCCGATTTCCTTGATTGTACATAATACAAATCAAAGATCCTACGATTACTCGGAAATAGCTAAATGCTATCGCCCGGGGCATGCTGATTTTACCTATGATGAAAAGTATGGGTTCAGAGATTACCGTGGTGGAGGGCGTTCTTCCGGTCGTGAAACTACTGCAAGGGTTGCCGCAGGGGCTGTTGCCAAAAAAATACTTAGTGAGTTTGGAGTGGATTTTACCACCTACACCCTATCCATTGGTCCTGTATCCATCGATCAATCAAAGTTTGATAAAGAAGAAATATTTAATAACTTTTTGGCTATGCCTGATAAAGATGCAGCTAAAAAGGCTGCTGATTATCTTTATGAACAAAAGGAAAAAGAAGACTCGGCAGGTGGGATAATAGAATGCATCGTAACTGGTGTTCCCAGTGGCATAGGAGAGCCTGTATTTGAAAAACTAGATGCAATGTTTGGTAAGGCAATACTTTCTATTGGAGCAATAAAAGGTATAGAATTTGGTAGTGGCTTTAGTGCGGCTGAGTCCAGTGGTTGGGAAAACAATGATTTCTTGAGATATGATGAAAATGGAAATCTTACAAAGTTAACTAATAATGCTGGAGGTATTGTAGGGGGTATTAGTGATAGTTTTCCTATTATATTTAGGGCTGCTCTTAAACCAACTTCCTCAATCCATAGGGTTCAGCAAACTGTCAATAAAAGTGGTCAAAATATGGACCTGCAAGTAGAAGGTCGTCACGACCCGATAATAGTACCTAGAGCTGTGATTGTGGTAGAAGCAATGGCCGCTCTTACCCTAGTAGATTATCTGTTTCAAAGAATTTTTTCTAGGATGGATTTAATTAAAAAAGCCCTATTATAA
- the queA gene encoding tRNA preQ1(34) S-adenosylmethionine ribosyltransferase-isomerase QueA translates to MNLRDFYFDLPGGLIAQDPLDDRSASRLLVLDKNTGKMEHGHFKDVLLYLEEGDCLVINNTKVIPARLIGTRENTGAKVEILLLTRKENDRWEALVKPGKKARPGDVIVFGNGELKAEIEKVTEDGKRIIHLIYEGIFEEVLDKLGEMPLPPYITHQLEDKERYQTVYAKYEGSAAAPTAGLHFTSELLEKIKNKGVMIAHVTLHVGLGTFRPVKVENVLEHKMHSEFFWVDKEEADKINQCKKNGGRVIAVGTTSCRTLESCADEKGVVCAKNGWTDIFIYPGYRFKVVDELITNFHLPESTLIMLVSALVNRDIILNAYKTAVDRKYRFFSFGDAMFITDLEQRSL, encoded by the coding sequence ATGAATTTGCGTGACTTTTATTTTGATTTGCCGGGGGGGCTAATTGCCCAGGATCCATTAGATGATAGAAGTGCCTCAAGGCTTCTAGTATTAGACAAAAATACGGGAAAAATGGAACATGGGCATTTTAAGGATGTTTTATTGTATTTGGAGGAAGGAGATTGCCTTGTAATCAATAATACAAAGGTTATTCCGGCAAGACTTATAGGAACTAGGGAAAATACCGGGGCTAAGGTTGAGATACTTCTTCTTACAAGAAAAGAAAATGATAGATGGGAGGCTTTAGTAAAACCGGGGAAAAAGGCCCGTCCCGGAGATGTAATTGTATTTGGTAATGGAGAACTTAAGGCCGAAATTGAAAAGGTTACAGAAGACGGCAAAAGAATCATCCATCTAATTTATGAGGGAATCTTTGAGGAGGTCCTAGATAAATTGGGAGAGATGCCTCTGCCACCTTACATTACCCATCAGCTTGAGGACAAAGAAAGATATCAGACCGTTTATGCAAAGTATGAGGGCTCTGCCGCAGCTCCTACTGCAGGTCTTCATTTTACAAGTGAGTTATTAGAAAAAATAAAAAATAAAGGGGTAATGATTGCCCATGTAACCCTTCATGTGGGACTGGGTACCTTTAGACCTGTTAAGGTTGAAAATGTCTTGGAGCATAAAATGCACTCGGAATTTTTTTGGGTGGATAAAGAAGAAGCCGATAAAATAAACCAATGCAAAAAGAATGGAGGAAGGGTTATAGCCGTAGGAACTACTAGCTGCAGAACCCTGGAATCCTGCGCCGATGAAAAAGGAGTAGTATGTGCAAAAAATGGATGGACAGATATTTTTATTTATCCAGGGTATAGGTTTAAAGTGGTTGATGAATTAATTACTAATTTTCATCTCCCCGAATCCACCCTTATTATGTTGGTATCTGCCCTAGTGAATAGGGATATTATACTTAATGCCTATAAAACAGCTGTAGATAGGAAATATAGATTTTTTAGTTTCGGGGATGCCATGTTTATTACAGACTTAGAACAAAGAAGTTTATAA